The sequence GGAGCCTGGAGGAGGCTTTTCAGCTTGCAATGGCGCTCGCCGACTGCGGCGGAGCATCGAACCTCAACAGTTGTCGCAGGATGGAGGCGCTTCTCTCGGATGCTTACACAATGCTGGAGGGACTGATCGCCGAGAGCCGTGAAGGGGAGACCTCGATGTGCCTCGCCTGTGACCCGCGGCCGCACGTGGAACCTCTCGCGACCAGTCTCCTGGCCGTGAGCCGCCTCTTGCAGGAAAAGGGATACGAGGATTTCGAACCGACCGCTGGCCGGATGCAGCAGGAGATCGAGCTCTGGCGAGAGTACGTGTGCTGCGGAACGTCTCCCACTGACGACGAGGCAAGGCCTCTCGACCGCGAGCGGGACGCCCGTGCGGTTCTCATCGAGAAATGCGGGCCGAATTTCGCCTCCAACCGCCGGGGTTTGCGCCAGACAATCCGAGCTCCGGGGGAGCGAGACGGGTGCTATCAGTCGCGTGCCTGTCGAGAACAGGCCTCGGACGGCGGACTGCTGAGAGAAGCGGGATTCTGGACGTACGACGGCGAATACTGGTACATCTGGGCCGAGAGGCGCACGCCGAGAGGCGAATGGATATCCTGCGCCCCTGGAGATTGAAGATGATCGCAATCCTGCTCGTCGCCATTTCCGCAGCACCGCCCATTCAAGAGAAGTCCGTCTTGTTGTCCGACAAGAAAGTCCACTACCTCGAGTCCGGCGACCCGTCGGCAGCGCCGACCGTCTTGCTCCTCCATGGGGCTCGATTCAGCTCGGAAACCTGGCGAAAGCTTGGAACCATCGAGCGCCTGACGGAAGCAGGGCATCACGTCGTCGCGATCGACCTGCCCGGTTATGGAAGCTCGGAGCGATCGCCCATCGCGACCGAAGAGTTCCTCGCGCGGCTCATGGACGAGCTCGGCATCGCCAATGCGGCGATCGTGTCCCCCTCGATGAGCGGGCAGTTCAGCTTTCCACTGGTCGTGACCTCACCCGAACGAGTGGCCGGTTTCGTTCCCATCGCGCCCGCGGGAATCGATCGATATCTCGACCGACTCGAGAAGGTGAAAGTCCGGACACTCGTACTCTGGGGAGACAAGGACCGCATCGTTCCACTCGAGAAATCCGATGCCCTGGTCGTCGCGATCGAGGGCAGCCGGCGTGTGATCTTCAAGGATGCCAGTCACCCCTGCTATCTGGATCGGCCCGAGGAGTTCCACAACGAGCTCCTGGGGTTTCTCGGGGAGCGCTAAGCGCTCGCGTGCGTGACGGAGATCACGGGAAAGCCGCCTCGGGAGAAGTAGCGTGGGCTCTCGCAATGACTTGCAGGACATGGTTCGTCGCTTGCTGGCTGATGGCAGGATCTGCGCTCACCCTGGCGCAGCCCGCCATCGAACTGCAACCCATCGTCTCGGGACTTCAGCTCCCTGTCGCCGCCACGCATGCGGGAGACGGCTCGAGCCGCCTGTTTATCACGCTCCAGGGAGGGCACGTCGTCATCTACGATGGATTCCAAGTTCTGCCGTTGCCTTTCTTGGCAGTGGGGCC comes from Vicinamibacteria bacterium and encodes:
- a CDS encoding alpha/beta hydrolase, producing MIAILLVAISAAPPIQEKSVLLSDKKVHYLESGDPSAAPTVLLLHGARFSSETWRKLGTIERLTEAGHHVVAIDLPGYGSSERSPIATEEFLARLMDELGIANAAIVSPSMSGQFSFPLVVTSPERVAGFVPIAPAGIDRYLDRLEKVKVRTLVLWGDKDRIVPLEKSDALVVAIEGSRRVIFKDASHPCYLDRPEEFHNELLGFLGER